The Solanum pennellii chromosome 7, SPENNV200 DNA segment ACCACCGCCGCCGCCTCTGTAGACTCATCTAACATTTCCCCTCAATTTCAACCAAAGTCGATTCTGACTGGGCATTTCTCTGATAGTAAAAAGTTGAGTGTGTCAAATGCGGATGAATTTCTTCTGAATTGGAACTTTCCCATTGGTATCTGCTCCGGTTTGCCTGTTTTTGATTTGTCTTTGATGGAGCTTCGTGGAAGCCGATCGACTAGTAGCATAAGACGTCCTAATCTGGAAGAAGATGTCGAAGACGATtctgatgatgaagatgatttTGACGATTCTGATGATGATGAATCGAAGAGATTTGATGATGTGTATGGAAGCGATGATGATTCTGATGAGGATGACGATGACTATGGTCGTCGTGGTGGTTCCCGTGGCGGCGGTCGTAGTGGTGGTTCC contains these protein-coding regions:
- the LOC107024631 gene encoding PH domain-containing protein YHR131C-like; protein product: MAAVSRLQSLTNKTSLQNLIHRHLLRPGATTAAASVDSSNISPQFQPKSILTGHFSDSKKLSVSNADEFLLNWNFPIGICSGLPVFDLSLMELRGSRSTSSIRRPNLEEDVEDDSDDEDDFDDSDDDESKRFDDVYGSDDDSDEDDDDYGRRGGSRGGGRSGGSRGGGAYTA